From one Bos javanicus breed banteng chromosome 15, ARS-OSU_banteng_1.0, whole genome shotgun sequence genomic stretch:
- the LOC133261273 gene encoding olfactory receptor 52H1-like: MVLFNLSSDNPGPFILVGIPGLEQAHVWIGIPFCIIYIVAIVGNCILLHLILVERSLHEPMFFFLSMLAKTDLTLSTAGIPKTLSIFWLGAREITFPGCLTQMFFLHYSFVLDSAILMAMAFDRYVAICSPLRYNTILTPKTIIKIVVGISFRSFCIILPDVFLLIRLPFCRTRIIPHTYCEHIGVARLACADISINIWYGFCIPIMTVISDVILIAVSYTLILCAVFRLPSQEARQKALGTCGSHVCVILMFYTPAFFSILAHRFGHNVSHTFHIMFANLYIVIPPALNPIVYGMKTKQIREKVIIFFSIKGTLWKC; the protein is encoded by the coding sequence ATGGTCCTTTTCAACCTGAGCAGTGACAACCCAGGACCCTTCATTCTGGTGGGGATCCCAGGCCTGGAGCAAGCCCATGTGTGGATTGGAATTCCCTTCTGTATCATCTATATTGTAGCCATTGTGGGAAACTGCATCCTTCTCCACCTAATCTTAGTGGAGCGTAGCCTTCACGAACCcatgttcttctttctctccatGCTGGCCAAGACTGACCTCACCTTGTCCACAGCTGGTATTCCTAAAACACTGAGTATCTTTTGGCTTGGGGCTCGAGAGATCACATTCCCAGGGTGCCTCACACAAATGTTCTTCCTCCACTACAGCTTCGTCCTAGATTCAGCCATCCTGATGGCCATGGCatttgaccgctatgtggccatctgctcTCCCTTGAGATACAACACTATCTTGACCCCCAAGACCATCATCAAGATTGTGGTGGGAATCTCCTTTCGTAGTTTCTGCATCATCCTGCCTGATGTATTCTTGCTCATACGACTGCCTTTCTGTAGGACACGCATCATACCGCACACATACTGTGAGCACATAGGTGTTGCCCGGCTTGCCTGTGCGGACATCTCCATCAACATCTGGTATggcttttgcattcccatcatgACAGTCATCTCAGATGTGATCCTCATTGCCGTTTCTTACACACTCATCCTCTGTGCTGTCTTCCGCCTCCCCTCCCAAGAAGCCCGCCAGAAGGCCCTGGGCACCTGTGGTTCCCATGTCTGTGTCATCCTCATGTTTTATACACCTGCCTTTTTCTCCATCCTTGCCCACCGCTTTGGACACAATGTCTCCCACACTTTCCACATCATGTTTGCCAACCTCTACATTGTTATCCCACCTGCACTCAACCCCATTGTTTATGGAATGAAGACCAAGCAGATCAGAGAGAAggtcatcattttcttttctatcaagGGTACATTATGGAAATGTTAG